CTCGCCCAGCGCGGACGCCGGCTGCCGGAGGGGTACGCCGCGCCGTTCGACATCCAGGCGCACCGGGGCGGCCGGGCCGACCGGCCGGAGAACACCCTGCCGGCGTTCGGGTACGCGCTGGAGCACCCGGGGATCTCCACGCTGGAGCTGGACACCGGCGTCACCGCCGACGGCCACCTGGTGGTGCTGCACGACCGGCGGATCAACGGCAGCCACTGCCGGGACACCGCCCCGGCGACCCCGGGCGACCCCGCCTTCCCGTACGTGGGGAAGCTGGTGCACGAGCTGACCCTGACCCAGGTCAGGACGCTGGACTGCGGCACGCTGACCGACCCGGCCCTGCCCGACCAGGCGCCCGTCCCGGGCGCCCGGATTCCCACCCTGGACGAGGTGTTCGACCTGGTGCGCGCCAGCGGCCGGGACGACGTGCGACTCAACGTCGAGACGAAGATCAGCCCGTTGGTGGCGGACACCGCGCCGTACCGGGAGTTCACCCGGAAGCTGGTCCGGGCGATCGAGCGGGCCGGTCTCACCCGCCGGGTCACCATCCAGTCGTTCGACTGGCGCACCATCACCTACGCCCGGACGCTGAACCGACGGATCGACACGGTCGCCCTGGTCTGGCAGTACGGTCCGGCCGAGTGCGCCGGCCTCGCCGACGAGTGCTCGCTGCGCGCCGTGTACGACGACCCGTGCGTGAAGAGCCCGTGGACGGCCGGTCTGGACTGGTGGCGGTACCAGGACCTCGGCAAGCTGGTGCGCGCGTCCGGGGCGACCACGGTGTCGGCGAACTGGCAGGTGCACGACCCCGGGCAGGGCACCGTGCCGGCCGCCGACTGGTACCTGCGGGAGAACCCGGCGTACTTCCACGGACCGGACGTGTCGACCCTGCGGCGGCGGTACGGGTTGACCGTGGTGCCGTACACGGTGAACGACCCCGCGGTGATGCAGCGGGTCATCGACCTGGGGGTGGACGGGATCATCACCGACGACCCGCGGCTGCTGGTCGAGGTGGCCGTCCGCAACGGGCTGCGCTGAGCGGGCCGGTCCGTGCTGCTATCCGGCCGGTGGGTGGGGTTACTGC
The sequence above is a segment of the Micromonospora sp. WMMD882 genome. Coding sequences within it:
- a CDS encoding glycerophosphodiester phosphodiesterase family protein, which encodes MRTVRRTATAALAALVVTSGLTGPAQARPRPDRAFDVQAHRGGLGLRVESTLASFGNALQLGVTTLELDVQITEDGQAVVTHDRRVSATKCVDTAPVVPGDPEFPYVGRYVNTLSLAQTRTLDCGTRTLPDRPGQLAVPGARMPLLREVFDLVKRYRADDVTLNVETKVEAGAPHETAPREQFVQVTAAEIRAAGLRDRVTVQSFDWGALMRMRQVDPKLPLVALTNYDFLQVGQPGASPWLGGIDIDDFDGDPVRAVRSFGADAFSPVHGFPQNGTVTDPDYRPYVTKELVRHARRNGLAVIPWTVNDVPTMAKLLDDGVDGLITDYPDRLRELLAQRGRRLPEGYAAPFDIQAHRGGRADRPENTLPAFGYALEHPGISTLELDTGVTADGHLVVLHDRRINGSHCRDTAPATPGDPAFPYVGKLVHELTLTQVRTLDCGTLTDPALPDQAPVPGARIPTLDEVFDLVRASGRDDVRLNVETKISPLVADTAPYREFTRKLVRAIERAGLTRRVTIQSFDWRTITYARTLNRRIDTVALVWQYGPAECAGLADECSLRAVYDDPCVKSPWTAGLDWWRYQDLGKLVRASGATTVSANWQVHDPGQGTVPAADWYLRENPAYFHGPDVSTLRRRYGLTVVPYTVNDPAVMQRVIDLGVDGIITDDPRLLVEVAVRNGLR